The following proteins are co-located in the Eublepharis macularius isolate TG4126 chromosome 5, MPM_Emac_v1.0, whole genome shotgun sequence genome:
- the PTBP1 gene encoding polypyrimidine tract-binding protein 1 isoform X1: MDGIVQDITVGTKRGSDELFSTCVTNGPFIMSSNSASAANGNDSKKFKGDNRSAGVPSRVIHIRQLPSNVTEAEVISLGLPFGKVTNLLMLKGKNQAFIEMNTEEAANTMVSYYTTVTPVLRSQSIYIQFSNHKELKTDNSPNQARAQAALQAVNSVQSGNLALSASAAAIDAGIAMAGQSPVLRIIVENLFYPVTLDVLHQIFSKFGTVLKIITFTKNNQFQALLQYADPMSAQHAKLSLDGQNIYNACCTLRIDFSKLTSLNVKYNNDKSRDYTRPDLPSGDSQPSLDQTMAAAFGAPGIISASPYAGAGFPPAFAIPQAAGLSVPNVHGALAPLAIPSAAAAAAAAGRIAIPGLTGAGNSVLLVSNLNPERVTPQCLFILFGVYGDVQRVKILFNKKESALVQMADGNQAQLAMSHLNGQKLHGKPIRITLSKHQTVQLPREGQEDQGLTKDYGNSPLHRFKKPGSKNFQNIFPPSAILHLSNIPPSITEDDLKMLFSSNGGMVKAFKFFLKDRKMALIQMGSVEEAIQSLIDLHNHDLGENHHLRVSFSKSNI, translated from the exons CCAATGGAAATGACAGCAAGAAATTCAAAGGGGACAATAGAAGTGCAGGAGTCCCATCACGAGTAATCCACATCCGCCAACTGCCCAGCAATGTCACCGAAGCAGAAGTGATTTCCTTGGGGCTGCCCTTTGGCAAGGTCACAAACCTCCTGATGCTGAAAGGAAAGAATCAG GCTTTCATAGAAATGAATACTGAAGAAGCCGCTAACACAATGGTGAGCTACTACACAACAGTCACTCCAGTTCTCCGGAGCCAGTCCATCTACATCCAGTTCTCCAACCACAAAGAGCTCAAGACTGATAACTCTCCAAACCAGGCA CGTGCACAGGCAGCCTTGCAAGCAGTGAACTCGGTTCAGTCGGGCAACCTGGCCTTGTCTGCCTCTGCTGCAGCCATCGATGCTGGGATTGCCATGGCTGGCCAGAGCCCTGTCTTGAGGATCATTGTGGAAAACCTCTTCTACCCAGTAACCCTGGATGTTCTGCATCAG ATCTTCTCCAAGTTTGGCACCGTGCTGAAAATAATAACTTTCACAAAGAACAACCAGTTCCAGGCTCTCTTGCAGTATGCAGACCCTATGAGTGCTCAGCATGCCAAATTG TCCCTGGATGGGCAGAACATCTACAATGCCTGCTGCACCCTCCGCATTGACTTCTCCAAGCTCACCAGCCTAAATGTGAAGTACAACAATGACAAGAGCAGAGACTACACACGGCCAGACCTGCCTAGTGGGGACAGCCAGCCCTCCCTCGACCAGACTATGGCAGCCGCCTTTG GTGCTCCGGGCATAATTTCTGCCTCTCCATACGCAGGGGCTGGCTTCCCTCCTGCTTTTGCAATTCCTCAAGCTGCAG GCCTCTCAGTTCCAAATGTACACGGAGCTCTTGCTCCTTTGGCTATCCCATCagcagctgctgccgccgctgccgcagGACGGATTGCTATTCCTGGCCTCACCGGGGCAGGGAACTCCGTTCTGCTGGTTAGCAATTTGAACCCCGAG agagttacacccCAATGCCTCTTTATTCTTTTCG GGGTGTATGGTGATGTGCAAAGAGTGAAGATCTTGTTTAacaagaaggagagtgccttggTTCAAATGGCCGATGGCAATCAAGCCCAGCTCG CCATGAGTCACCTCAATGGTCAGAAGCTGCATGGCAAGCCCATCCGCATCACCCTGTCAAAACACCAGACGGTGCAGTTGCCCCGGGAAGGGCAGGAGGACCAAGGGTTAACCAAGGACTACGGAAATTCTCCCCTCCATCGCTTCAAGAAGCCGGGTTCCAAAAACTTCCAGAATATTTTCCCCCCTTCTGCCATCCTTCACCTCTCTAATATCCC GCCTTCAATAACTGAAGATGACCTCAAGATGCTGTTCTCAAGTAATGGTGGAATGGTGAAAGCCTTCAAATTCTTCCT GAAAGATCGAAAGATGGCTCTTATCCAGATGGGATCAGTCGAAGAAGCCATTCAGTCTCTCATCGACCTCCATAACCATGACCTGGGTGAGAACCACCACTTGCGCGTGTCCTTTTCCAAGTCCAACATTTAA
- the PTBP1 gene encoding polypyrimidine tract-binding protein 1 isoform X2, whose amino-acid sequence MLKGKNQAFIEMNTEEAANTMVSYYTTVTPVLRSQSIYIQFSNHKELKTDNSPNQARAQAALQAVNSVQSGNLALSASAAAIDAGIAMAGQSPVLRIIVENLFYPVTLDVLHQIFSKFGTVLKIITFTKNNQFQALLQYADPMSAQHAKLSLDGQNIYNACCTLRIDFSKLTSLNVKYNNDKSRDYTRPDLPSGDSQPSLDQTMAAAFGAPGIISASPYAGAGFPPAFAIPQAAGLSVPNVHGALAPLAIPSAAAAAAAAGRIAIPGLTGAGNSVLLVSNLNPERVTPQCLFILFGVYGDVQRVKILFNKKESALVQMADGNQAQLAMSHLNGQKLHGKPIRITLSKHQTVQLPREGQEDQGLTKDYGNSPLHRFKKPGSKNFQNIFPPSAILHLSNIPPSITEDDLKMLFSSNGGMVKAFKFFLKDRKMALIQMGSVEEAIQSLIDLHNHDLGENHHLRVSFSKSNI is encoded by the exons ATGCTGAAAGGAAAGAATCAG GCTTTCATAGAAATGAATACTGAAGAAGCCGCTAACACAATGGTGAGCTACTACACAACAGTCACTCCAGTTCTCCGGAGCCAGTCCATCTACATCCAGTTCTCCAACCACAAAGAGCTCAAGACTGATAACTCTCCAAACCAGGCA CGTGCACAGGCAGCCTTGCAAGCAGTGAACTCGGTTCAGTCGGGCAACCTGGCCTTGTCTGCCTCTGCTGCAGCCATCGATGCTGGGATTGCCATGGCTGGCCAGAGCCCTGTCTTGAGGATCATTGTGGAAAACCTCTTCTACCCAGTAACCCTGGATGTTCTGCATCAG ATCTTCTCCAAGTTTGGCACCGTGCTGAAAATAATAACTTTCACAAAGAACAACCAGTTCCAGGCTCTCTTGCAGTATGCAGACCCTATGAGTGCTCAGCATGCCAAATTG TCCCTGGATGGGCAGAACATCTACAATGCCTGCTGCACCCTCCGCATTGACTTCTCCAAGCTCACCAGCCTAAATGTGAAGTACAACAATGACAAGAGCAGAGACTACACACGGCCAGACCTGCCTAGTGGGGACAGCCAGCCCTCCCTCGACCAGACTATGGCAGCCGCCTTTG GTGCTCCGGGCATAATTTCTGCCTCTCCATACGCAGGGGCTGGCTTCCCTCCTGCTTTTGCAATTCCTCAAGCTGCAG GCCTCTCAGTTCCAAATGTACACGGAGCTCTTGCTCCTTTGGCTATCCCATCagcagctgctgccgccgctgccgcagGACGGATTGCTATTCCTGGCCTCACCGGGGCAGGGAACTCCGTTCTGCTGGTTAGCAATTTGAACCCCGAG agagttacacccCAATGCCTCTTTATTCTTTTCG GGGTGTATGGTGATGTGCAAAGAGTGAAGATCTTGTTTAacaagaaggagagtgccttggTTCAAATGGCCGATGGCAATCAAGCCCAGCTCG CCATGAGTCACCTCAATGGTCAGAAGCTGCATGGCAAGCCCATCCGCATCACCCTGTCAAAACACCAGACGGTGCAGTTGCCCCGGGAAGGGCAGGAGGACCAAGGGTTAACCAAGGACTACGGAAATTCTCCCCTCCATCGCTTCAAGAAGCCGGGTTCCAAAAACTTCCAGAATATTTTCCCCCCTTCTGCCATCCTTCACCTCTCTAATATCCC GCCTTCAATAACTGAAGATGACCTCAAGATGCTGTTCTCAAGTAATGGTGGAATGGTGAAAGCCTTCAAATTCTTCCT GAAAGATCGAAAGATGGCTCTTATCCAGATGGGATCAGTCGAAGAAGCCATTCAGTCTCTCATCGACCTCCATAACCATGACCTGGGTGAGAACCACCACTTGCGCGTGTCCTTTTCCAAGTCCAACATTTAA